TCAAAAATCATACAACAACTTAGAAAAGCAGGCAGTCCGTTTCTTATAACCCAAAATGGCAAAAGTGCCGCATTTCTAATTGGCGTTAAAGATTATCAGGAACAGATGAAACGCCTCAAGCTCATGGAAGAAATCATTCAAGCGGAAAAAGACTTAAGTGAGGGGCGTTTTAAAACTCAGAAAGAAGTAGAATCACTTTTTA
The candidate division KSB1 bacterium genome window above contains:
- a CDS encoding type II toxin-antitoxin system Phd/YefM family antitoxin encodes the protein MDFINNVIPVSELKKDLSKIIQQLRKAGSPFLITQNGKSAAFLIGVKDYQEQMKRLKLMEEIIQAEKDLSEGRFKTQKEVESLFSSWKQPK